Proteins encoded by one window of Podarcis muralis chromosome 11, rPodMur119.hap1.1, whole genome shotgun sequence:
- the PHF24 gene encoding PHD finger protein 24, with translation MGVLMSRRQTVEQVQKVSLAVSAFKDGLRERKSEGSTSRRGTIEDTVQELREEEASEAGSSAGLQQKEEIRFRRAAWERLRDGRGVEPEDFDRTTFFTPPAFARPTRREQDDEPIEISLEQREQVTNDETCEVCEVWTADSLLPCRVCTRVYHDGCLRRMGFLPQDNTSEVIEAAHSETGWSCYSCDNLNLLLTEEEMSSLFQSFLQGKVAPDSALTLNVFLGYKRLSNQQPSSEEQEDQDALQFSALDPEKKGRVEWVDFLSHESVLQLQRSRTQNALLRLLTGKERERARSTFLSLDQHGDGLISEAESWRSQHTWFRKRHKEVPSCNVSISHVGPISESSPASNASQDQVLLNAEPEEPSRTINWPTFLRESTIYILAARPNSPAIHLKPLA, from the exons ATGGGGGTGCTGATGTCCAGGCGGCAGACCGTGGAGCAGGTCCAGAAGGTCAGCCTGGCCGTGTCGGCCTTCAAGGACGGGCTGCGAGAACGCAAGTCGGAGGGCAGCACCAGCCGGAGGGGCACCATCGAGGACACGGTGCAGGAACTCAGAGAAGAGGAGGCGTCGGAAGCAGGGTCTTCGGCGGGGCTCCAGCAGAAGGAGGAGATCCGCTTCCGCAGGGcggcctgggagaggctgcgggACGGGCGAGGGGTGGAGCCCGAAGACTTTGACCGCACCACCTTCTTCACGCCGCCAGCCTTTGCCCGGCCCACACGGAGGGAGCAGGATGACGAGCCCATTGAGATCAGCCTGGAGCAGAGGGAGCAG gtGACCAACGATGAGACGTGCGAGGTGTGTGAAGTGTGGACAGCGGACAGCCTCCTGCCCTGCCGCGTCTGCACGAGGGTCTACCACGACGGCTGCCTCCGCCGGATGGGCTTCCTGCCCCAGGACAACACCAGCGAGGTCATTGAGGCAGCCCATTCGGAGACCGGCTGGAGCTGCTACTCTTGC gaCAATCTCAACTTGCTCCTCACTGAGGAGGAGATGAGCAGCCTCTTCCAGTCCTTCCTGCAAGGCAAGGTCGCCCCAG ACAGTGCGCTGACCTTGAACGTCTTCTTGGGCTACAAGCGGCTGTCGAACCAGCAGCCCAGCAGCGAGGAGCAGGAAGACCAGGACGCCCTGCAGTTTTCAGCGCTGGATCCAGAGAAGAAAGGCCGCGTCGAATGGGTGGATTTCCTCTCCCACGAGTCCGTCCTGCAGCTGCAGAGATCACGGACACAG aacgcCCTGCTCCGCCTGCTGACGGGCAAGGAGAGAGAGCGGGCACGATCCACTTTCTTGTCGCTGGATCAGCACGGGGACGGGCTCATCAGCGAGGCAGAGAGCTGGCGCAGCCAACACACGTGGTTCCGTAAGCGGCACAAGGAGGTGCCCTCTTGCAACGTCAG CATCAGCCACGTGGGCCCCATCTCAGAGAGCAGCCCAGCCAGCAATGCAAGCCAGGACCAGGTGCTGTTGAATGCAGAGCCAGAGGAACCAAG CCGGACCATCAACTGGCCTACTTTCCTGCGAGAGAGCACCATCTACATCCTGGCCGCCCGGCCAAACAGCCCTGCCATCCACCTGAAGCCATTGGCATAG